A genomic region of Trifolium pratense cultivar HEN17-A07 linkage group LG3, ARS_RC_1.1, whole genome shotgun sequence contains the following coding sequences:
- the LOC123913565 gene encoding glycine-rich cell wall structural protein 1.0-like, translated as MKTIHFIFFALLNFVVPIEPSQDVKQIGETEESKASIRVDSYAYWPGRGAIWKGNEGGKTGWWGGGKGYADGAWGKVRPRGTEWWEGGKSIAGQNAGKGRLVQPIPGGGNGAGGGNVKKIIGGVNKGGSGKGDGGGNFIELLDDENMTYGGKADSSEKIRGALSSMVKDSTKN; from the exons ATGAAAACGAtacattttatcttttttgcaCTACTTAACTTTGTTGTGCCAATTGAGCCTTCTCAGGATGTGAAACAAa TTGGGGAGACAGAAGAATCAAAGGCAAGTATTAGGGTAGATAGCTATGCATATTGGCCGGGTAGAGGTGCAATTTGGAAAGGCAACGAAGGTGGAAAAACTGGATGGTGGGGCGGTGGAAAGGGGTATGCTGACGGTGCGTGGGGAAAAGTTAGGCCTCGTGGCACGGAATGGTGGGAAGGTGGAAAAAGTATTGCCGGTCAAAATGCGGGAAAAGGGAGGTTAGTCCAACCCATTCCTGGTGGGGGAAATGGCGCCGGTGGTGGAAATGTTAAGAAAATTATCGGTGGTGTAAATAAGGGTGGTAGCGGAAAAGGGGACGGCGGTGGAAACTTCATAGAACTTCTTGATGATGAAAACATGACATATGGTGGAAAAGCGGACAGTAGTGAAAAGATTAGAGGGGCGCTGTCAAGCATGGTGAAAGACTCCACAAAAAACTAA
- the LOC123913563 gene encoding U-box domain-containing protein 21-like, translating into MVLSWTRRNMFRRTHKAKEQLSGGDLTVEEITIPTHFRCPVSLDLMKDPVTLSTGITYDRVSIEKWIESGNKTCPVTNQKLSSFEITPNHTIRKMIQSWCVENISYGIERIPTPRIPVSSYEVSDVCTRLLSGCRSLDEKKCVEFVGKIKVWWRESERNKRVIVGNGVCSVLATVFDSFSCVSFEKHVVILEEILEILTWMVMTPLGESKSRLFSSSNSLSCLVWFLDGKDLGARQNAVLLLKEVTNVEELSKVESVVEGLIKIIKEPIGSSATKACLTTIFKLVSSTKNRVEIGERFVELGLVSFLLETIVDGEKGIIEKALGVLDCLCDFKKGIEVVKINALTLPLVIKKLLRVSPLASSFGVSIVRKILCEKKEESVLIEAIQLGAFQKLLVMLQVGCEEKTKENTTELLKLLNGYRSKAECVDSSLDFKYLKN; encoded by the coding sequence ATGGTATTGTCATGGACAAGAAGAAACATGTTCCGTCGTACCCACAAGGCAAAAGAGCAACTTTCCGGCGGCGATTTAACGGTGGAGGAGATAACAATCCCAACCCATTTCCGGTGTCCGGTGAGTCTAGATTTGATGAAAGATCCAGTAACTTTATCAACAGGAATCACCTATGACAGAGTAAGTATCGAAAAATGGATTGAATCTGGAAACAAAACATGCCCAGTTACAAATCAGAAACTTTCATCTTTCGAAATCACACCAAATCAtacaataagaaaaatgattCAGAGTTGGTGTgttgaaaatatttcttatgGAATTGAAAGAATTCCAACTCCTCGTATACCTGTTTCTAGCTACGAGGTTTCTGATGTTTGTACTAGGTTGTTGTCGGGTTGTAGAAGTTTGGATGAGAAAAAGTGTGTTGAGTTTGTTGGAAAGATTAAGGTTTGGTGGAGAGAGAGTGAAAGGAATAAAAGGGTTATTGTTGGAAATGGTGTTTGTTCTGTTTTAGCAACGGTTTTTGATTCTTTTTCATGTGTTTCATTTGAGAAACATGTTGTTATTTTGGAGGagattttggagattttaacaTGGATGGTTATGACTCCTTTGGGCGAATCAAAATCAAGATTGTTTTCGTCGTCGAATTCTTTAAGTTGTTTGGTGTGGTTTCTTGATGGTAAAGATTTAGGAGCAAGACAAAATGCTGTTTTGTTACTTAAGGAAGTTACAAATGTTGAGGAATTATCAAAAGTTGAAAGTGTTGTTGAAGGTTTAATCAAGATTATTAAGGAACCAATTGGGTCAAGTGCTACAAAAGCATGTTTGACAACAATTTTCAAGTTGGTTTCATCAACTAAAAATAGAGTTGAAATTGGTGAAAGATTTGTTGAATTGGGTTTAGTTTCATTTTTACTTGAAACAATTGTTGATGGAGAAAAAGGGATAATTGAGAAAGCACTTGGTGTTTTAGATTGTTTATGTGACTTCAAGAAAGGTATTGAGGTTGTGAAAATTAATGCTTTAACTTTACCTCTTGTGATTAAGAAACTTTTGAGGGTTTCTCCATTAGCTTCTAGTTTTGGTGTTAGTATTGTTAGGAAGATATTATgtgagaaaaaggaagaaagTGTTTTGATTGAAGCAATTCAACTTGGTGCTTTTCAGAAATTGTTGGTTATGTTGCAAGTTGGGTGTGAGGAGAAAACAAAGGAGAATACTACTGAGTTGTTGAAATTGTTGAATGGTTATAGAAGCAAAGCAGAATGTGTTGATTCTTCATTAGATTTTAAGTATCTTAAGAACTAA
- the LOC123918068 gene encoding zinc finger protein 4-like, with product MRPIFDLEVEATEEYESDVASNTSPNSSILTNPTELNPHSDPISLDLSLNFNINNDLVARDSAGISISSTSEGSNEPIIPRVFSCNYCRRKFYSSQALGGHQNAHKRERTLAKRAMRMGLFAERYTSLASLPLNGNSFRSLGIKTHSSLHHGFSPPTIRPVQEIKSNVRFKQGCIGHPILLEDDETELFWQGSFHQVTEGGRVGSTHRTLSNHTSDFDPRESNTRQSSNLCFTEVNVKPLVDNIDLNSAPELTLKL from the coding sequence ATGAGACCGATTTTCGATCTTGAAGTAGAGGCCACAGAGGAATATGAATCTGATGTTGCTTCCAATACCTCTCCCAACTCTTCCATTCTCACAAATCCAACAGAGCTTAATCCCCATTCAGATCCTATCTCACTAGACTTATCACTTAATTTCAACATCAACAATGACTTGGTTGCTAGAGATTCAGCAGGAATCTCAATCTCAAGCACCAGTGAGGGTAGCAATGAACCTATCATCCCAAGAGTTTTCTCTTGCAATTACTGTCGGCGCAAATTTTATAGCTCTCAGGCACTCGGTGGACACCAAAATGCACACAAGAGAGAACGAACATTAGCGAAACGGGCTATGCGAATGGGACTATTTGCCGAGAGATATACAAGTTTAGCATCTCTCCCTCTAAATGGTAATTCTTTCAGGTCATTAGGTATAAAGACACACTCTTCATTACACCATGGTTTTTCGCCACCAACAATAAGGCCTGTTCAAGAGATAAAAAGTAATGTGAGATTCAAACAAGGATGTATCGGTCATCCGATATTATTGGAAGATGATGAGACAGAACTGTTCTGGCAAGGTAGTTTCCATCAGGTTACCGAGGGTGGAAGGGTTGGATCAACACATCGGACATTGAGCAACCACACAAGTGATTTTGACCCCAGAGAAAGTAATACTCGTCAGAGTTCAAATCTGTG